The Streptosporangiales bacterium genome has a segment encoding these proteins:
- a CDS encoding IS3 family transposase has translation LDWCYGFYNHDRRHTAAGMMSPINYENAVPDREAA, from the coding sequence GCTGGACTGGTGCTACGGCTTCTACAACCACGACCGACGGCACACCGCCGCAGGCATGATGAGCCCGATCAACTACGAGAACGCCGTCCCCGACCGGGAAGCGGCATAA